From Danio rerio strain Tuebingen ecotype United States chromosome 2, GRCz12tu, whole genome shotgun sequence:
gcagttggtagtgctgtcgcctcactgcaagaaggtctctggttcgagcctcggctggatcagttggcatttctatgtggagtttgcatgttctcctcgggTTTCCTcctattgtccatagtgtatgtgtgtgaataagagtgtatgctgtttcccagtgatgggttgcagctggaagagtatccgctgcgtaaaacatatgctggataagttggcggtttgttccgctgtagcgaccccaaattaataaagggactaagccgaaaagaaaaatagatgaatgaattaatgttaccaagtttgtgaagcactttggtcaacattcatgttgttttaagctgctatataaataaagttgacCTTGACcttctctttttaaaaatcagataaaGATGCACCACAAGCAAAAAAAGGCTCAGAGCAATCTCCTGTCAAAGACCCTGATGATGATGACGAGGATGCTCCACCCCCTGTTGTAGCACCACGCCCACAGCACACCATATCTGTCAGTTTTTATCAGtcaattttgtgtttgtgtgtgtgtgtgtgttggtttgtttgtttgtttgtttgtttgtgtgtgtgtgtgtgtgtgtgtgtgtgtgtgtgtgtgtgtgtgtgtgtgtgtgtgtgtgtgtgtgtgtgtgtgtgtgtgtgtgtgtgtgtgtgtgtgtgtgtgtgtgtgtgtgtgtgtgtgtgtgcgcgctatAATTCATTCTTCTCTAGTTTGTACTTAATGATTCTTGAGTGAACAACATATTGTTGGCATCTCTGCTTTTTGGATAGGTATACACTCGTTCTGTCATCGATCCTATTCCAGCACCTGCTGCCATTGCAGACACAGATGGCTCTAAAGCTGCAGACAAACAGAAGAAGGGCAAGGGAAAGATGACCGATGAGGAGATTATGGAGAAACTTAGTATGTCTTTGAACATTTAGAGATGCTCAACACAGCATGAGTATTTCTATATTCACAGTCAAAGTGTTACCGCATGATTGTTTATTACAGAATGATAACTGTGTTGTCGTTGTTACAGGAACCATTGTCAGTATTGGAGACCCCAAGAAGAAATACACAAGATACGAAAAAATTGGACAAGGGTATATATGTTCAATGATTCATCACATTTTGaaagtttttacagttttacctTTGAGGTTGGACCAAAGCTACATTtatattattgctatttttttttatgttgtgtcTTTACAGTGCGTCTGGTACAGTGTACACAGCCATTGATGTTGCTACTGGCCAAGAGGTATGTTGTACTCTATTCCATTTTCATTAAAggtgtaaatgaagcaaacaaCATGATATGCAGTGTGTAATAAGCCAGAATTAATGCACACATCTGTATTTGCTAAGAGAATTATATGGGTAATTTACAAATAGGTTGAGTGCAGCTCTTAATTTACTTAACTTAATCACACTGTGCTGAAATGTTTTGGATTAGTGGTATTATTCTGAAAGTAATTCACTATTCTATTCAGCAAGGATGGATTAAACAAATAAGAGCTGTCTCTAAAAACATGTATTACTAAATGCTGTTcataaaactttatttaaaaacctTGTGAGAATGTATCACTTTTTTTCACAAGAAGCAAAAACAACTGTGTCCTTTTTTTATAACAGTTGAtgcgtcccaattcacatacttaaactacaccctaaaagtatgtacttttttgtaatggaaaagtatatacttttgagtgtgtaacagaagagtatagAAGCTTTGGGAAATACTACTTCCTCATTAACAGAtcattatgttgcttagttatgagccctgtcaatAATCTCGACAcgtcatccacatttctttcatattcaattacctaccttattggagaagcagctgcaggataatctgccatccacaagtctttcatgcagagaaatcttctTAGGTCTTTGGTTAATTATGCATTCAGAggttaatgtccaaacatatctTGATATAAGTTCACATTGTTATTTCAGATGAACTATATCATGGAAAACGCGGTTTAAATAAGTTTCAGTTGACTACATATTgattaacagtcattcaaacaactttaccgaagcctctctaaaTAACTGTTGGTCTCGAttgtccgccatgtttgtagtttgtacactttttatttgagtttgtagttctaatcaaattcacgtCCAACGTGCAATGTATTGTTGGCAATATTAGCAGTTAGTGTATGGATGCTTCTACACTTCATATTTTtaccggaaatagtaaaccatgCGGGAACCTTTGGCACATTCTTTTCAATGTACTATAGTTTCAgtcatactaattctatttttgtacaccATTTAAGatggatagtatgcaaattgTGACGCAGCAAATGTTTCTTGTTAACTAatagcatattagaatgatttctgacaTAAAAATCTGCAATAATGACTACTAAAAATCTGCTGTTATATAAAAAATTGTATTGGCACCTAACATTTAAATAGAAGTGCATTTATTCCAATTAATCGCACCGTTCCAAGCATTTGCATGTTACCACTGTAAATTTACATTCTGAATTATAGTTTTGGCCTTTGTGTTAAAATAGGCAAAGTGAACTGGTAGTGATGTGTTTCTACAGGTTGCTATTAAGCAGATTAACCTACAGAAGCAGCCCAAAAAAGAGCTGATCATCAATGAGATCCTGGTGATGAAGGAGCTGAAGAATCCAAACATTGTCAACTTCTTAGACAGGTAGTTACACCCCTTAAAAAAGTCTTTTTACACAAATTGCATGTACAATTTGTAAAAATAACAGTTAATAATGTATAATTACAAGCAACTTACCCTAATCCAGACCTAACCCTAAAGTAGTAACGTGTACTTATTATTACTCATTTACAAAGGTTATTTTTTGTATCAgggtgtcacaatcaccagctaTTCAGGCTGGTAGCTCACTGGGAATCATTCACTTTCACTCAGGACTATCTGTCAACATATGGACTATacatcctgtcatgcaccacacactcacacctgttccagttttccgctgattgctaacacacagctgaagctgttcagaactgattacatggactttaaaagcagcacagacacacacacacacaccagtttctgatacttgttatattgttattttgAACATTACAACGGATTTCCCTTGCCTTGTTTTGCCATGTTTTGACTCtcgccttgtttgtttatttatgttgctTGCTGCTTGTACTGACCATTCACCTGTTTAATGACTACAACTCTGGATTGCCTAAATACATTTGTTTGACCCTgttgaccgttgcctgcctgGACACCCTGTTAATacacctgcatttggatccacacttcCTTGTCAGTGTCCCATCACATTACACTGGCACACACaaaggcccaatcctaattttCCCCCTTAGCCTTTCCATTTCCCTCTTCCCCTCCATTTCACTCATTCATGTTCATTCTCTGTTGGATAGAGATGCAGAGAGAGGGGGGAGTGTCAGATAGCTCATCAAattaagatttttcaggaccacattgCAAATAAGGGGGTATGAGAAATTCCCTGAGTATACCAGCTACAGCTGCAACATGGCTGTTCAAGCAAGAACAGAGACccacaaatgtaaaacaaaaaatgacattattaagGATTTGTAATAGATACAAGTAACTATTTTATAGCATAATTAAATGTGTTTACGATCATGATGttcaaagaaacatttttttttaaaaattgctcatTTCACTAATGACTGTCACTTTTAATAACCACTGCATAATAATCCTACAAAATATTTTCAATTCTGATACCCGACGACTTGACAGTCAGAATACCCTGTAAGAAAAGTGACATGGAATTTGCTTTTTGTAGCACTTCTGGTAGAATGTTAATGATGTTTTCTTGAGGTTACATTTATGAATATGAGCATTGTGTAAATACAAATTTCAATTTCATGCTCAATTCAATGTGATCTACTAGTCGTATGTTCTGTATGAAACTAGAGTTTGCCTGAGCAAATCCAGAGGCTTATTTTGTACAGTTGAAGTACATTGCAAAACAACTTTTGGAGTGAGTAATCTGTCAAAAGTTACTGTGTTTGTGCCATCTGGAATGACACAACAGATCTTGTTTGAAAAATGAGTTTGTGACAACTTTCTTAGAGGAACTTTCTTCATCTCTACtcattcacactctgtttcaagggtcaAAGGTTATAACATTAAATTGGGATAGGGCCATAGTGTAACCAACTATTCAAACATCTCAAAATTCAACATCATTAGCAACATAAATAATGTTGTCTTGTACATCTTGTCAAGCATTTTCAATTCAGTCATCTATTTTGTTTTCTTGTGTATCTGTCCAGCTTCTTGGTTGGAGATGAGCTCTTTGTGGTGATGGAGTATCTTGCTGGAGGCTCTCTGACAGACGTAGTAACAGAAACCTGCATGGATGAGGCTCAAATTGCTGCTGTCTGCAGAGAGGTACAGTATTTCTGCTGTAGCTGTGAGATCTAAATCGTTTGTTTTTCTCACCACTGCTTGAACACCCTGATCTCACAATCTCCACAGTGTTTACAAGCACTGGAGTTTCTGCATGCAAACCAGGTCATCCATCGAGACATCAAAAGTGACAACGTTCTTTTAGGAATGGACGGATCAGTCAAACTAAGTGAGTTTGTCACACTCTCAAGCCTTGCGCTCATCATGTCAGCACAGTTTGCatcaatttttactttttctttttcagcCGATTTTGGGTTCTGTGCTCAAATCACTCCAGAGCAAAGCAAGAGGAGCACCATGGTGGGAACACCCTACTGGATGGCCCCTGAGGTGGTCACACGTAAAGCCTACGGGCCCAAAGTGGACATTTGGTCTTTGGGTATCATGGCCATTGAAATGGTTGAGGGCGAACCTCCATATCTCAATGAAAATCCTCTGAGGGTAAGTCTTTTTAGAACGTTTATTACTCATGGGTAATTAATGCTAATGGTTTGGGCTATCTGTCAGATTTTAAAGTAAAGATTTATGGCATTAATTGATAATGTACATCTCCAGGCGTTGTACCTCATCGCTACTAATGGCACCCCGGAGCTCCAGAACCCAGAAAAGCTGTCTCCCATTTTTAGAGACTTCCTAAACCGCTGCCTGGAGATGGATGTGGAGAAGAGAGGAGGAGGAAAAGAGCTTCTGCAAGTAAGTAGAACTGAAAACCCAAAATGCACGAAcaaatggcttttgtttttgtttgaataAACTTGGGTTTCCCAAACTGGAGTTCATGTGGAACTTCATTGGGTTTGTGGATTGATTAAAAGGCTAACCATTAGTTAAATTTATGGTTAAATTGAGTGTAATAATTATTGCTGCATAATTCATCAAACATTGTAAACGTGATTTATTGCAATTTTCTATTCAAAggctacaataataaaataataaaaaacacattctaaattaaaaaaaaaatctaaatttttgtaAATCAAGAGTTTTGAGGATAAATATTGTCTTAATaggtaacttattagttttttgtGATTAAAATTGTAGTGGTTTGTAGGGGATTCACCGATACCAATTTTTTTGTATCGACTGATACAGATTCGATTCCGATCctgtgctgtttttttgtttgtttgtttttttatgcataatacagtttctatagttttAATGATTAactcaaataatacattttctttagtaaaaaagcctactgtatatgacagacattatttgagcattcttTAAGGCAAttatctgttgtggtccagcttatgtttcctttttttcattattacgatttttaaaaatttgtaatagACGACCACTATTGATcctaatcaaaacacaaactggtctgtaaataaaataataatatgaataaaattacagtaaaatattcACAGCTTCAGAATAGCATAAATTAGGCTAAAtcattttctgttaatgacaatccataTTGCGCCTGTCAGTttcatttttttcagttaattaaCTACTCTGACCACAATGAGtcaggctttacaaactattcacAGCAAAAAAAGTATTCCTCTCTGAAGAATAAACTTAGTCAGAAagatgagagaacagaaactcCTAATATTAGGTCTGCAGAATCATTTTATTAAGTGGCGCACATCCCATCTGCGCAGCCGGTACGTGAATGAAGCACCTGATGCATTACTGAGACACAGCGCACAGCCCTCCGGTACCTGCAGACAATTTTTAAAACTGAGTAGcacaaagggaagaaatcagtgcgttgaggatctgtccaatgtattattgagccttttctaatttaaaggttcaggtaggcctactttgtgcaTTAAGAGCAGGTAATTATCCTCTCAACTCCAGTGTTGAAAATGCAATATGCTGATCTAACAGATACAGtgcaacatgatttagaaacatcAATGATGTCTTTGTTGCAGGTCGAAACTAACCCATTTAATGCAAagctaaatgcatttctccactatatacttatattaacaggaacaaatagtcttggagaaagtttGTGTTGTCATGACCACGACACACAGCTTGAATTGTGAATGAagggagaatgattgacaggcgcagcgGCGGGAAGCGCTGAAGTGAACATAAATTTAAGCACTTAAATATTCATCAGTATttcacattaaactataaaaTGGCATCAGAACAGAACAaccctacatgacaactttcaaATAGGCTATCTTCATAGCTTTTATTGGactataaattacacagaatatagcgcaTGTGCAAGATCGGCTTTGGATTGGTTTGAGCTGGCCGATAcacgatccagcaaaaatatgcgaaGTCGATGCCAATGGCTTAATGGAAAGTGCACTGACACATGCACTCTGTTGTTCACGgcaacccgagttcgattcctgccTTGAGGTCCTAtgtcgatccttcccctctctctggtcAATGCACGTTCCTGTCatttctctctactgtcctgtcaaataaaggtaaaaacccctaaaaaataataacaataaaatgtggtgaaaattaaTACACTAATTATTTTTGTACTTAGAGCTTCAATTGCAATTTGCAAAAgtcatatataattaatataaatttactaacaGTTCTATAAGCtatcaatataattttaaaaaatcttttattttatgtttattgttaACACTCAATTGAGTACAATCTTACAATATTTCAAGGTACATTTGAATCTCAGTATGTGACCTTAAGTGACACAATTTACATACATTACTGTAAGGTGTACTACTATACGTAGTACttaaatttggtaaaaaaaaaaaaaaaaaaagcataaaaaactaaagaattaaataaaaattaagacattttatttGAATTCAGGGTGAGAATGCATGTCATAATAAAATTCCTTCCAGAATAATCTAAAATGACCACCTTCATTATACACATGGGGATAACACACAAtacaatatgaaaataaaattaaagtcagttattaaccccttttgaattttttttttttcccccaaatgatgtttaacagagcaaggaaattttcacagtatgtctgataaaattttttcttctggtaaaagtgttatttcttttatttcggctagaataaaagcattttaaaaacatttttgaaacccattttacggtcaaaatattagcccctttaagctatatatattctttcgatagtctacagaacaaaccatcgttatacaataacttgcctaattaccctaacctgcctagttaacctaattaacctagttacgcctttaaatgttactttaagctgtatagaagtgtcttgaaaaatatctagtgaaatattatttattgtcatcatggcaaagataaaataaactagttattagaaatgagttattaaaactagaaatgtgttgagcaaatctctccattaaacagaaacgggaaaaaataaacggtggataataattcttacttcagcTCATTCAGCTATACACTCATTAGCATGTATTTATCTCAGTTGAGCATCTTCTATTTGTTTATAGCATCAAAATCAGGTCTTATATTCAACCCATTTCCTCTATTTTGTCTGCAATATATCCTTCTTTAAATTGACTACAGGATTTTTTTTCCACTGTATAGAtctcaatccatctatccatttatttaaGGTTGGTTGCTCTTGTTCTTGCCATTTGTGTGTGATTGCTTTTTTTACTGGCACCCATGAGAGCATGCTGATTATTTACACAGCTAAAATATAACAATTCACTCTCTAGAGGTATATCTCTTTCAAATATATGTTCAAGAACCTCCTGTATTTATTTCCAGTATTCTTGAATATACAGTATTGTTCAAAATAATAGCAGTGCAACATGAATA
This genomic window contains:
- the pak2a gene encoding serine/threonine-protein kinase PAK 2a isoform X2, with the translated sequence MSDNGELEDKPPAPPVRMSSTFSTGIKDSMSTNPSSKPLPSVPEEKRDKPRNKIISIFSAEKGRKKDKDKERPEISNPSDFEHTIHVGFDSVTGEFTGMPEQWARLLQTSNITKSEQKKNPQAVLDVLKFYDSTGNSRQKYLSFTDKDAPQAKKGSEQSPVKDPDDDDEDAPPPVVAPRPQHTISVYTRSVIDPIPAPAAIADTDGSKAADKQKKGKGKMTDEEIMEKLRTIVSIGDPKKKYTRYEKIGQGASGTVYTAIDVATGQEVAIKQINLQKQPKKELIINEILVMKELKNPNIVNFLDSFLVGDELFVVMEYLAGGSLTDVVTETCMDEAQIAAVCRECLQALEFLHANQVIHRDIKSDNVLLGMDGSVKLTDFGFCAQITPEQSKRSTMVGTPYWMAPEVVTRKAYGPKVDIWSLGIMAIEMVEGEPPYLNENPLRALYLIATNGTPELQNPEKLSPIFRDFLNRCLEMDVEKRGGGKELLQISIHLSIYLRLVALVLAICV
- the pak2a gene encoding serine/threonine-protein kinase PAK 2a isoform X1, translating into MSDNGELEDKPPAPPVRMSSTFSTGIKDSMSTNPSSKPLPSVPEEKRDKPRNKIISIFSAEKGRKKDKDKERPEISNPSDFEHTIHVGFDSVTGEFTGMPEQWARLLQTSNITKSEQKKNPQAVLDVLKFYDSTGNSRQKYLSFTDKDAPQAKKGSEQSPVKDPDDDDEDAPPPVVAPRPQHTISVYTRSVIDPIPAPAAIADTDGSKAADKQKKGKGKMTDEEIMEKLRTIVSIGDPKKKYTRYEKIGQGASGTVYTAIDVATGQEVAIKQINLQKQPKKELIINEILVMKELKNPNIVNFLDSFLVGDELFVVMEYLAGGSLTDVVTETCMDEAQIAAVCRECLQALEFLHANQVIHRDIKSDNVLLGMDGSVKLTDFGFCAQITPEQSKRSTMVGTPYWMAPEVVTRKAYGPKVDIWSLGIMAIEMVEGEPPYLNENPLRALYLIATNGTPELQNPEKLSPIFRDFLNRCLEMDVEKRGGGKELLQHPFLKLAKPLSSLTPLILAAKEAMKSNR